One genomic window of Salvia miltiorrhiza cultivar Shanhuang (shh) chromosome 4, IMPLAD_Smil_shh, whole genome shotgun sequence includes the following:
- the LOC131020261 gene encoding uncharacterized protein LOC131020261 encodes MMTWRRVGKSLQGVTAHTLLFFFTVLLVLKLDHTVSYSWWVIFFPLWLFHAVVARGRFSLPAPSVPHDRHWAPCHAVVAMPLLVAFELLLCIYLESVYVDHSAAVHLKIVFLPLLAFEVIILIDNFRMCKALLPGDDESMSDEAIWETLPHFWVAISMVFFVAATLFTLLKLCRDVGALGWWDLFINYGIAECFAFLVCTKWSNPVIHRNSQTREESSSSSAIRYLDWNSGLVVSSDDHLQDRICGLQDIGGHIMKIPIIVFQVLLCMKLEGTPPGAKNIPLPVVFSPIFLLQGAAVLFAIFRLVEKMVFLLRSEASGGRYLLYSSRICDFFGFLHHGSRLLGWWSIDETSREEQARLLHDGASGYNTFSGYPPEIVKKMPKRDLAEEVWRLQAALGEQTEITKFSQQEYERLQQEKILCRVCFEGEICIVLLPCRHRILCSSCSDKCRKCPICRVSIEERLPVYDV; translated from the exons GGTTATTTTCTTTCCGCTGTGGCTATTTCATGCAGTTGTTGCACGAGGAAGATTTTCTCTTCCTGCGCCATCAGTTCCTCATGATCGCCAT TGGGCCCCATGCCATGCTGTGGTTGCTATGCCGTTGCTTGTTGCATTCGAACTGCTTCTTTGTATATATCTCGAGAGTGTATATG TTGATCATTCTGCTGCTGTGCACCTTAAAATTGTCTTCCTTCCTTTGCTGGCCTTCGAGGTTATCATCCTTATTGACAATTTTAG AATGTGCAAGGCTTTATTACCAGGAGATGATGAAAGCATGAGTGACGAGGCAATATGGGAAACTCTTCCG CATTTCTGGGTAGCAATATCAATGGTTTTCTTTGTTGCTGCTACATTATTCACTCTCCTGAAGCTATGTC GTGATGTTGGTGCTCTTGGCTGGTGGGACCTGTTCATAAATTATGG GATTGCCGAATGCTTTGCATTTCTTGTTTGCACAAAATGGTCAAATCCAGTAATTCATAGAAATTCACAAACAAGAGAAGAAAGCTCATCTTCTAGTGCTATTAGATATCTGGACTGGAATAGCGGTTTGGTGGTATCTTCTGATGATCATTTGCAGGATAGAATTTGTGGCCTGCAAGACATTGGTGGCCACATAATGAAAATTCCAATTATTGTTTTCCAAGTCCTCCTCTGCATGAAGCTGGAG GGAACTCCACCAGGTGCTAAGAACATTCCTCTTCCAGTTGTCTTCTCTCCCATCTTTCTGCTTCAAGGAGCTGCTGTCTTGTTTGCTATATTCAGATTAGTAGAGAAAATGGTTTTCTTGCTACGAAGTGAGGCTAGTGGAGGAAGATATCTTTTATACTCTTCAAGAATTTGCGACTTCTTTGGTTTTCTGCATCATGGCTCCAG gctgcttggttggtggtccATTGATGAAACAAGCAGAGAAGAACAGGCCCGCCTACTCCATGATGGGGCATCAGG ATATAACACCTTCTCCGGTTATCCACCTGAAATAGTGAAGAAAATGCCAAAGAGGGATCTTGCTGAGGAG GTTTGGAGACTTCAAGCAGCACTTGGTGAGCAAACAGAAATTACGAAATTCAGCCAGCAGGAGTATGAGAGACTTCAACAA GAAAAAATTCTATGTAGAGTCTGCTTCGAGGGAGAGATTTGCATTGTGCTCCTTCCTTGTAGGCATCGCATTTTATGCAG CTCCTGCTCTGACAAATGTAGGAAATGCCCAATTTGCCGAGTGTCTATAGAGGAGCGCTTGCCTGTATATGATGTATAG